One window from the genome of Candidatus Zixiibacteriota bacterium encodes:
- a CDS encoding glycosyltransferase encodes MAGRRVVIFGWAQSVHVQRWVQGLKQRGFEIKLVSLGGKPLAGIDNKNFPYGGKWRYPLHALQAARAATAFKPDLVHVHYAGGFGLWGLVTRFHPTLVSVWGADIMESAAPPIMRGLVRRVLSHAIWVTATSHFLADICSTLAPVTKNKLSVIPFGVAIPPICSPLPAGDTIGICFLKAHRAKYGPDLLIRALAISARSVPNVSLSLAGQGEMTDDLKKLAQTCGLGEHIRFTGFIPPEKVYEFITRHHFMVMPSVSESESFGVAALEAGACGRAVIASRIGGVPEVVRDGYTGLLVSPGNVTQLAEAITRLACDHGLMDRFGRTAYEHVKQQYDWEKSLDAMAGLYERLIDETKKNPTV; translated from the coding sequence ATGGCGGGCAGGCGAGTGGTCATTTTTGGCTGGGCCCAGTCGGTGCATGTGCAACGATGGGTGCAAGGCTTGAAACAACGCGGCTTCGAGATCAAACTTGTGTCGCTCGGTGGAAAGCCGCTCGCTGGTATCGACAACAAAAACTTCCCCTATGGCGGCAAGTGGCGCTATCCGCTTCACGCCTTACAGGCAGCAAGGGCCGCCACAGCTTTCAAGCCGGATCTGGTTCATGTCCACTATGCCGGTGGCTTTGGTCTTTGGGGGCTGGTCACCCGGTTTCATCCGACATTGGTCTCGGTCTGGGGGGCTGACATCATGGAATCCGCCGCTCCTCCCATCATGCGTGGCCTCGTCCGGAGAGTACTTTCGCACGCCATCTGGGTCACCGCCACCAGTCATTTCCTGGCCGACATTTGTTCGACCCTCGCTCCGGTCACGAAAAACAAACTCTCAGTAATCCCGTTTGGCGTTGCTATCCCGCCGATCTGTAGTCCGCTCCCCGCAGGCGATACCATAGGCATCTGCTTTCTCAAAGCGCACCGGGCCAAATACGGACCCGATCTTCTTATCCGGGCGCTGGCAATCTCGGCAAGGTCGGTCCCCAATGTCTCCCTGTCGCTCGCCGGTCAGGGAGAAATGACTGATGACCTAAAGAAGTTGGCCCAGACCTGCGGCCTCGGCGAGCACATTCGGTTCACGGGTTTCATCCCGCCTGAGAAAGTCTACGAATTCATCACGCGACATCACTTCATGGTCATGCCTTCAGTCTCAGAATCGGAGTCGTTTGGTGTGGCTGCTCTTGAGGCCGGGGCATGCGGCCGAGCGGTGATCGCATCACGGATAGGGGGAGTACCGGAAGTTGTGCGAGATGGTTACACCGGTCTGTTGGTTTCACCCGGCAATGTGACCCAACTGGCGGAAGCGATTACCAGGCTTGCTTGCGATCACGGACTCATGGACCGATTTGGGCGAACGGCGTACGAGCACGTCAAACAACAGTACGACTGGGAAAAATCACTTGACGCCATGGCCGGACTTTACGAACGATTGATCGATGAAACGAAAAAAAATCCCACTGTTTGA
- a CDS encoding lipid II flippase MurJ: protein MRSRILRAVIGVAGVVFVSKLLGLLREMVIARQFGTSAEYDVYLIGVMLPALLAGVLAFASYFLTVPYLTRLFTQTLETGAARTRVWSSFNVTVLVAILVTILTIFAAPWLMRFWGGGYDEARFAQVIFYSRMTAGIILLTTTEAFLRAALNARDVVTYPAAGLVLFNVIAVGTVLLFSERYGVGAIALGLIAGLLAQNLMLVVRALPSGLVPQFTTSFSGNDIRPLGAVAGLLILTELLNRSYFLIDRYFAPRFGDGIIAALNYSQVLVQLPDAIVGFSIASVLFPLFAEHSADNDEQKFSYLFHKAIIGGLLVAVPLAVLFFTNASDIIQLIFRRGQFDTRSTEMTAAVLRPYVPAIVALFAISTSIRACYAQGWVKQVLGLTLGALVLKFITTSFLSDWFGYPGISMATSVSQVTLSAALLWLVMRLARTSASLRLVSSIARLVVIGLICTVTMYFLNPAIGRIINSVAWSQALSRVVVSAACLGVIFSLLAWFSGFDGELRKFFAAGASSPDKPVSNGA, encoded by the coding sequence ATGAGATCGCGCATCCTGCGGGCAGTGATCGGAGTGGCGGGCGTTGTGTTCGTCTCCAAGCTCCTCGGGCTGCTCCGTGAAATGGTGATCGCCCGGCAGTTCGGCACCTCGGCCGAGTATGACGTGTACCTGATCGGCGTCATGCTCCCCGCGCTACTGGCCGGCGTCCTCGCATTCGCTTCCTATTTTCTCACGGTGCCGTACCTGACGCGGCTGTTTACTCAGACTCTCGAAACAGGCGCAGCTCGTACCCGCGTCTGGTCTTCATTCAATGTCACCGTCCTTGTCGCTATACTAGTAACGATTCTCACGATCTTTGCGGCGCCATGGCTCATGCGCTTTTGGGGCGGCGGATACGATGAAGCCCGGTTCGCTCAAGTCATTTTCTACAGTCGCATGACCGCAGGGATCATCCTGCTCACCACCACCGAAGCATTCCTCCGCGCCGCTCTGAACGCCCGCGATGTCGTGACCTACCCCGCTGCCGGGCTCGTGCTATTCAACGTAATCGCTGTCGGAACAGTTTTGCTCTTCAGCGAAAGATACGGCGTCGGCGCTATCGCCCTCGGACTTATCGCCGGTCTCCTCGCGCAAAACCTGATGCTGGTTGTGCGTGCGCTGCCGTCCGGATTGGTGCCGCAATTCACGACGTCATTTTCCGGCAACGACATTCGGCCTCTGGGCGCGGTAGCCGGGCTGTTGATACTGACCGAGCTGTTGAACAGGTCCTATTTCCTCATCGACCGCTACTTCGCGCCGCGATTTGGCGATGGCATTATCGCAGCTTTGAACTACAGTCAGGTACTGGTGCAGCTCCCGGATGCCATCGTCGGCTTCAGTATCGCGTCGGTACTGTTCCCACTGTTCGCGGAACATTCAGCCGATAACGATGAACAGAAATTCTCATACCTGTTTCACAAAGCTATTATCGGCGGGCTGCTGGTAGCTGTTCCACTGGCGGTGCTTTTCTTTACCAATGCTTCAGACATCATTCAGCTCATTTTTCGCCGGGGCCAGTTCGACACCCGTTCGACCGAAATGACCGCGGCAGTCCTGCGACCGTACGTTCCTGCCATCGTGGCGTTGTTTGCCATTTCAACGTCCATACGAGCGTGTTACGCGCAAGGATGGGTGAAACAGGTACTCGGATTGACACTCGGCGCTCTGGTTCTGAAATTCATAACCACATCATTCCTGTCCGACTGGTTTGGTTACCCCGGTATTTCGATGGCGACCTCGGTCTCTCAAGTCACTCTGTCAGCAGCGTTGTTGTGGCTGGTGATGCGCCTCGCCCGGACGAGCGCATCCCTGAGACTGGTCTCGTCCATCGCGCGACTCGTGGTGATCGGCCTTATCTGCACAGTAACCATGTATTTCCTCAACCCCGCAATCGGACGGATTATCAACAGTGTCGCCTGGAGCCAGGCGTTGTCACGCGTTGTCGTTTCAGCGGCGTGCCTGGGGGTTATCTTTAGTCTACTGGCATGGTTTTCGGGCTTTGACGGCGAGCTGCGGAAGTTCTTTGCGGCAGGCGCATCAAGTCCAGACAAACCAGTATCCAACGGTGCTTAG
- a CDS encoding DegT/DnrJ/EryC1/StrS family aminotransferase, producing MAVPLLDLTRQYAYLKPAMDKAVLDVLAHGKFILGPEVAQFEKEIASLCHVRYAVGVASGTDALLISLHAAGVGPGDEVITSNFSFFASAGVISRLGATPVFVDIEPDSYNIDPHLLETAISPRTKAIMPVHLFGQMADMDPIMAIARKHKIAVIEDGAQSIGAEYKGKPCGSIGDLGCFSFFPSKNLGAGGDGGIIVTDNEELYELCHILREHGQKPQYYHRIIGYNSRLATIQAAILRVKLPHLRQWSEKRIEHARRYDRELAGVPNLKTPVVKPYSTFHIYNQYTVASPKRDQIMKGLKAAQIGCAIYYPVPFHQQECFASLGYKPDQFPRSTLAGNEVFSIPIYPEMTEAEQTEVIVTVKRLAS from the coding sequence ATGGCCGTTCCGCTGCTGGACCTCACTCGCCAATACGCCTATCTGAAACCCGCCATGGACAAAGCGGTGCTCGATGTTCTCGCGCACGGGAAATTCATCCTCGGCCCGGAAGTAGCGCAGTTTGAGAAGGAGATTGCTTCGCTGTGTCATGTGCGATACGCCGTGGGCGTGGCCTCGGGTACCGATGCGCTGTTAATCTCCCTCCACGCAGCCGGGGTCGGACCCGGCGACGAGGTGATCACCTCCAACTTTTCGTTCTTCGCCAGCGCCGGGGTCATCTCGCGGCTCGGCGCGACTCCCGTCTTCGTCGATATCGAGCCGGACAGCTACAACATCGACCCACATCTGCTTGAGACCGCCATCTCCCCCCGTACCAAGGCGATCATGCCGGTGCATCTGTTTGGCCAAATGGCCGACATGGACCCGATCATGGCCATTGCGCGCAAGCATAAGATTGCCGTTATCGAGGACGGCGCGCAGTCGATTGGCGCCGAGTACAAAGGGAAACCATGCGGTTCGATAGGTGATCTTGGTTGTTTTTCGTTTTTTCCGTCAAAAAATCTCGGGGCCGGCGGCGATGGCGGCATCATCGTGACCGACAACGAAGAGCTCTATGAGCTGTGTCACATTCTCCGCGAACATGGCCAGAAGCCACAGTATTATCACCGGATCATTGGATACAATTCACGGCTGGCCACCATTCAGGCGGCGATCCTGCGGGTGAAATTGCCGCACCTTCGACAGTGGTCGGAAAAACGAATCGAGCACGCCCGCCGATACGACCGGGAACTTGCAGGAGTACCTAACCTGAAGACACCTGTGGTCAAACCCTACAGCACGTTTCATATCTACAACCAGTACACGGTCGCTTCGCCGAAACGGGATCAGATCATGAAAGGACTGAAAGCGGCCCAGATCGGCTGCGCTATCTATTACCCGGTGCCGTTTCACCAGCAGGAATGTTTTGCCTCACTCGGGTACAAACCGGACCAGTTCCCACGCTCGACACTGGCGGGTAACGAAGTGTTTTCAATTCCGATATATCCGGAGATGACCGAGGCAGAACAGACCGAAGTGATCGTCACGGTCAAGCGACTCGCGTCCTGA
- a CDS encoding DapH/DapD/GlmU-related protein, giving the protein MATSIIAPTARLGAGTRHGEYCVIGENVTVGQGCVLGHHVVIHDGTTIGDNVRVDDGAVIGKRPMRAANTAVTKDSELAATTIGPNCIIGTHVVVYRGCRIGQKVLVADLSTVRENVSIGDFTIVGRGVAIENFCTIGRYVKLETNVYITAYSEIQDRVFVAPCVATSNDNYIGRTEERFKHFKGVTIRRGARIGVHATVLPGLTIDQDSLVAAGALVTKDTPARKIVAGVPAKEFRDVPPEQLLENQGWKE; this is encoded by the coding sequence ATGGCTACTTCGATCATAGCTCCCACCGCCCGGCTCGGCGCCGGCACGCGGCATGGTGAGTACTGCGTTATCGGCGAGAACGTCACAGTCGGCCAGGGTTGTGTGCTGGGGCATCACGTGGTCATCCACGATGGCACCACCATTGGCGACAATGTCCGCGTCGATGACGGCGCCGTGATCGGCAAGCGCCCCATGCGGGCCGCCAACACTGCCGTCACCAAAGACTCCGAACTGGCGGCAACCACCATCGGACCGAATTGCATTATCGGCACACACGTGGTGGTCTACCGCGGCTGCCGGATCGGTCAGAAAGTACTGGTGGCCGATCTGTCAACGGTAAGAGAGAACGTATCCATTGGTGATTTCACGATCGTCGGCCGCGGAGTGGCAATCGAGAATTTCTGCACGATCGGACGTTATGTCAAGCTGGAGACGAACGTGTATATCACGGCCTACTCGGAGATCCAAGACCGCGTGTTCGTGGCGCCGTGCGTGGCGACATCCAATGACAACTACATCGGTCGCACGGAAGAACGATTCAAACATTTCAAAGGGGTTACCATCCGCCGCGGGGCGCGAATCGGGGTCCATGCCACGGTGCTGCCGGGTCTTACGATCGATCAGGACTCCCTGGTCGCAGCCGGCGCGCTGGTGACCAAAGATACACCTGCACGCAAGATCGTCGCCGGTGTTCCTGCCAAGGAGTTCCGCGACGTTCCCCCCGAACAACTACTTGAGAATCAGGGCTGGAAGGAGTAA
- a CDS encoding Wzz/FepE/Etk N-terminal domain-containing protein, with the protein MIEPTTSNLWLMLEVLARRRRFVIGFVLAVTLVSIGIALVLPKWYRAEALLLPPKDIGPAVDQLSRLSEVVSVTGGLNLPVMVTPSDVYARMLRSRSISDRIISAFDLQHRYQTQTHFETYEALMDHARFRVTEEGLLSITVEDKDPQTAADMANAFVDEINKLSQEITSSRARESRSFLEERLSQVRMELDSARTALERFQQTYKTVDFDEQTRLAIEQASGLKVSLAQIDLDLQMSSKKLGTDNPNLMELRQKRDIVKRQLSQLELGGSDSSYFSLPVSAIPGLKGQYEMLYSRVRVGESLYNILLGQLEQAKIEEKRQSPTITVLDRANVPELRYRPKRSLIVLGSVGGSFLIALLLAVLFEYFDRMREQRPDDYRRAAYVINSLLGWFPGIRRRVP; encoded by the coding sequence GTGATAGAGCCAACGACCAGCAACCTCTGGCTCATGCTCGAAGTCCTCGCGCGTCGGCGGCGCTTTGTGATTGGTTTCGTCCTGGCGGTCACGCTGGTTTCGATCGGAATAGCGCTCGTGCTTCCCAAGTGGTACCGTGCTGAGGCGCTCTTGCTGCCTCCTAAGGACATCGGACCGGCAGTCGATCAATTGTCGCGGCTTTCGGAAGTGGTGTCGGTGACCGGCGGGCTCAATCTGCCCGTCATGGTGACCCCTTCTGATGTCTACGCCCGAATGCTTCGAAGCCGCTCCATCTCGGACAGAATTATCTCGGCATTCGACCTGCAGCATCGGTACCAAACCCAGACTCACTTCGAGACCTATGAAGCGTTGATGGATCACGCCCGTTTTCGGGTCACCGAGGAGGGGCTGCTGAGTATCACGGTGGAGGATAAAGACCCGCAGACCGCCGCCGATATGGCCAATGCGTTCGTGGATGAGATCAACAAGCTGAGCCAGGAGATCACCTCTTCGCGCGCCAGAGAAAGCCGGTCGTTTCTTGAAGAGCGTCTTTCCCAGGTGCGGATGGAACTGGATTCCGCGCGGACGGCGCTGGAGCGCTTTCAGCAGACATACAAGACAGTTGACTTCGATGAACAGACACGGCTCGCTATCGAACAGGCCAGCGGGCTTAAGGTATCGCTTGCTCAGATCGATCTTGATCTGCAGATGAGTTCCAAGAAGCTCGGTACCGACAACCCGAATCTGATGGAGCTCCGCCAAAAACGTGATATCGTAAAGCGCCAACTTTCGCAGCTTGAATTGGGCGGATCGGACAGCTCCTATTTCTCCTTGCCGGTATCGGCCATTCCGGGCCTCAAAGGCCAGTATGAAATGTTGTACAGCCGAGTCCGAGTGGGGGAATCGTTGTATAACATCCTGTTGGGACAACTGGAACAAGCCAAGATCGAGGAGAAACGTCAATCGCCGACCATAACGGTGCTTGACCGCGCAAACGTGCCGGAACTCAGGTACCGGCCAAAACGCAGTCTGATCGTATTAGGGAGCGTCGGCGGTTCGTTCCTGATAGCGCTTCTGCTGGCTGTTCTATTCGAGTATTTCGACCGCATGCGCGAGCAGCGCCCGGATGATTATCGCCGGGCAGCTTATGTTATAAACTCGCTTTTGGGCTGGTTCCCCGGAATCAGGCGGCGAGTTCCCTGA